The segment GGCGTAGTTCAGGTTTGAGGCGTTCGGGCGGGCGGTTCCGGACGCGTACGCCGTGACGAATCCGAACGACGTCGGGTTGGCCACGGTGAGGTTGAAGGTTACCGCCGAGACCGTCGCCGGGATGCCGCCTACCCCGCCGACCTGGAAGGAGACCGTGCCGCCCGGTGCCACCGGTGTGCTGTTGCGGGTGTCAAGGAACCTGCTTGGCGCAAGCGCCTGGAACTCCCCGGGCGCCGATGCGGCAGCCGGGACGTAGTACCCGGAGACGTCCGCGATGAGTTGCGCGGTTCCCGATGACTGGTTGTAAAGGGTGACCTTCCCGTCCGACCCCACGGGAACCGTGACCAGGTTGGGGACGATTTGACCGGTGGCGTAGTTCAGGTTGGAGGCGTTCGGGCGGGCGGTTCCCGATGCGTAGGCTGTGACGAATCCGAACGACGTCGGGTTGGCCACCGTGAGGTTGAAGGTCACCGCCGAGACCGTTGCCGGGATGCCGTTGACGCCGCCGACTTGGAAGGAGACAGTGCCCCCGGGCGCCACCGGGGTGCTGTTGCGGGTGTCGAGCAGCCTGCTCGGTGTGATCGATTTGAACACACTGGCCACCGCAACCGAGTCGTACAGCGCGTAGTCATCCGTTATCAGGGTTCCATTGCTCAGCAGATTCAAGCCCATGCTGATTGCGCTCGCACCTGCCGGAACCGGCGGTGACGTCCAGGTGGCCTGGGTCCAGGCCGTGGCGGCGACAAAATTCGGACTTGCGGTCCAGTAGTTCCACGTGCCCAGCCCCGTTCGGTAGTACAGCTCGAATTGGGTCGGAGCCGTCGCCGTGTACCAAGCGGACATTTGATAGGAGTGACCGGGCGTAGCGCTCGGCGCACATTGGCCCAAGTCCAAAGTCGGCAGGAGCTTGGCATCGCCGTCAACGTAGCCGGAAATTACCATCTGTTCTGCGACGGTTCCCGTGTGACCCGGGGACACGCTGGTAAAGGTGTGGGTGTTGGTGCCGAATGAGCCAATTGCCCAGCAATACGGGAGGCCAGTGGCCACCGGACCGGCCGTTTCCAAACTCGGGTTCTGGATCAGGTTTCCGACCGTGATGGGTGGCGGGGCAGCCGGTCCATTGACGAGTGGCTTATCCACATCGAGCGCCGGATTTGCCGGGTCCGGAAATTGGGCGGCCATCACCTGACGCACCGTCTTGACGACGATCCTGCCTGCCGTTTGTTCCGTCGCCAGCCAATTCACGTAGGCCTGGAAATTGGCTGTCGTGACGGTCAACGGATCGGAGGTGGAGTCGAAATGATGGAAAGTCAACTGGACCCATCCGCCACCAGCCTCCGCTTGGGTCACGACGGCCTGCAGGTCAGTCAGTGCCCAAGTGTTGTCCACTTCGTCAGGCGCTTTGGTGAAGTAAAGGTCCGCGGTAGGAACCGGTAACGGTTCGGCCACTTCGGTCAACGTTGGAGCAGCTTTGCTCTTCAGGTCGCCGAGGCCGCGGGCGCTGTTGTAGCCGCAGGATGCGACTGTTTGTTCCACGGCTGGAGTAGCGGATGCAAAGGGGTAGGCGAAATTCGTGACCCGGAAGCCCATGTTGGTCAGGTTGACGCGGTCATTGCATATCTGGCGTGCCACCTCGTTCGCATCCATCTGGGCAAGATCGGGGTGCGTGACCGTATGCCCGGCAATTTCATTGCCTGCCGATTGGAGGGCGAGTGCCTGGGCGGTTGTCAGGTAAGTCGGCGCATTCAGATAGCCGGAGGGAAGGAAGAATGTTCCGAACATTCCTTTCGAGTTCAGGTAAGCCGCAGCAGCCACCTGATCGGCATTTGCATCGTCAAACGTCAAAGTGACCGTAAGAGGACCGGCAGCCTGGGCTGGCTGGGTCAGAAGGGCCGCATTGAAGAGCGTCGCTAAAAGAAGCGCGGCTGCCGCCATGGCAAACGCTTTTCGGTGGTTTTTTTGAGCTTCAAAGGAGGGCCTCCGCCCAATGCGGGAAGCCACCATGCACCCGTCTTGCATCTCAAGTCCGTTCGTCGCGCCTGCAACATGACTGGTGCGACCTTCCGTGCAGTTTTCCCGCTAGCACAATTCGGGCGTTGCCAGTACTCATCGTGGGCATTCATTTGTTATTAACCCGGTGGCGCGTCGATGGTGTAACAGCAATAGGCGCTTGGCCTATTTGGCCAATGGCGCGCGCCTGATTACTCGACGCTACGAGCGGCCAATCAGGGTGTCAACACTCGTATTTAGTCACCGTCAACACTCGAGTAGTGGCCAAGCTCCGTCCCGGTTTCGTGCATGCTGTTGGCGGTTATCCACAACCACGCCAAATTGACTTGGCAGGGTGCTGCAACCTCCCCTAGCCTTAACCCTGTTGAAGGTTTCCGCAGCGCCTGGGCGCATGCTGCATTGGGGGGAACATGGAGGCTTTGCGCATCGTCGAGGACGAAGTCCGGGAGCTGATTCGTCGGCGCGGACTGGATCCTTTGAGCCAGGCAGCCGAAGTGCACCGCCTCGTCGAGGCCGCCGTGAATGACTACGATGAGCGGGCGCTTCTGGGCCCCTTGCCTCCTTTGGGGCATTTGGACACAGCGCGCAAGTACGTGTTCGACGCCGTTGCTGGCTTCGGGCAGCTCCAGCCGCTTCTGGACGACCCCACCATCGAAGAGGTCTGGCTCAACGCGCCCAACGAGGTCTACGTTGCCCGGAATGGCGAATCCGAACTTACCTCGATCAGCCTCACCGAGCAGCAGGTTCGCGACCTCGTTGAGCGGATGCTCAAGAGTTCCGGGCGCAGGCTGGACCTCTCCTCACCCTTTGTGGACGCCGCCCTGTCCGATGGCTCTCGGCTCCACGTCGTCATTCCCGACGTCACCCGCCGCCATTGGGCCGTGAATATCCGCAAATTCGTGGTCAAGGCGACCCGGCTTGAGCATCTAGTGGAGCTGGGGACGCTGACGGCCGGGTCGGCCGGATTCCTGGGAGCTGCGGTGGCCAGTGGATTGAACATTCTCGTCTCAGGAGCCACCCAGGCAGGAAAGACCACAATGCTCAACTGCCTGGCGGCCAACATCGGCTCCCGGGAGCGGGTCATCACCGTCGAAGAGATCTTTGAACTCCATTTCCCGCTGCGTGACGTCGTTGGCCTCCAGTGCCGCCAGCCAAACCTCGAGGGTCAAGG is part of the Arthrobacter ramosus genome and harbors:
- a CDS encoding polysaccharide deacetylase family protein encodes the protein MAAAALLLATLFNAALLTQPAQAAGPLTVTLTFDDANADQVAAAAYLNSKGMFGTFFLPSGYLNAPTYLTTAQALALQSAGNEIAGHTVTHPDLAQMDANEVARQICNDRVNLTNMGFRVTNFAYPFASATPAVEQTVASCGYNSARGLGDLKSKAAPTLTEVAEPLPVPTADLYFTKAPDEVDNTWALTDLQAVVTQAEAGGGWVQLTFHHFDSTSDPLTVTTANFQAYVNWLATEQTAGRIVVKTVRQVMAAQFPDPANPALDVDKPLVNGPAAPPPITVGNLIQNPSLETAGPVATGLPYCWAIGSFGTNTHTFTSVSPGHTGTVAEQMVISGYVDGDAKLLPTLDLGQCAPSATPGHSYQMSAWYTATAPTQFELYYRTGLGTWNYWTASPNFVAATAWTQATWTSPPVPAGASAISMGLNLLSNGTLITDDYALYDSVAVASVFKSITPSRLLDTRNSTPVAPGGTVSFQVGGVNGIPATVSAVTFNLTVANPTSFGFVTAYASGTARPNASNLNYATGQIVPNLVTVPVGSDGKVTLYNQSSGTAQLIADVSGYYVPAAASAPGEFQALAPSRFLDTRNSTPVAPGGTVSFQVGGVGGIPATVSAVTFNLTVANPTSFGFVTAYASGTARPNASNLNYATGQIVPNSVTVPVGADGKVTLYNQSSGTTQLIADVSGYYLAGTATASGTFQPIAPNRFLDTRNSTPVAPNGTVSFQVGGVNGIPATVSAVTFNLTVANPTSFGFATAYASGTARPNTSNLNYATNQIVPNLVTVPVGADGKVTLYSQSSGTAQLIADVSGYFLP
- a CDS encoding CpaF family protein produces the protein MEALRIVEDEVRELIRRRGLDPLSQAAEVHRLVEAAVNDYDERALLGPLPPLGHLDTARKYVFDAVAGFGQLQPLLDDPTIEEVWLNAPNEVYVARNGESELTSISLTEQQVRDLVERMLKSSGRRLDLSSPFVDAALSDGSRLHVVIPDVTRRHWAVNIRKFVVKATRLEHLVELGTLTAGSAGFLGAAVASGLNILVSGATQAGKTTMLNCLAANIGSRERVITVEEIFELHFPLRDVVGLQCRQPNLEGQGEIPLRRLVKEALRMRPDRLVVGEVREAESLDMLIALNSGLPGMCTVHANSAHDAVTKICTLPLLAGGNISSAFVVPTVASCIDLVVHCSRHADGRRQVTEILSLGRRVENGIIESSKVFAMQDGKLQPTSNSMPAAEKFARAGFDVAALLEHF